In Myxococcus stipitatus, the following are encoded in one genomic region:
- a CDS encoding fatty acid desaturase family protein: MPSLSLPPEHVRELERVDVRHLPRLCVFVVLAGVAAWGAVMLAREVSSPWVWGARGVLYVVSAASLHGISLFTHEAVHGGLSSRPWLNRLGGMLCAWPVLQNFAAYKVLHLRHHRDLGGGLDPDHYANYTGRRWLELLMHVGRLLLGYPAYITMIPILGWKHGTASEKRWMGFEVAMVVVGCVLAGVFIPWQVLLHGWVIPMVLINTMVNIRGMSQHTFLVEADHPVRGTRTILTNPVTRFFMCNENYHLEHHLYPRVPWYNLPALHGALRAELVLQGAPFIPSYASFVWGVVSGGLMREARRSRPADV; encoded by the coding sequence ATGCCCTCCTTGTCCCTTCCCCCCGAGCACGTGCGTGAGCTTGAGCGGGTCGACGTGCGCCACCTGCCGAGGCTCTGCGTGTTCGTGGTGCTCGCGGGTGTGGCGGCGTGGGGGGCGGTGATGCTCGCGCGTGAGGTGTCGTCGCCGTGGGTGTGGGGGGCGCGGGGCGTGCTCTACGTCGTCTCTGCGGCGTCTCTTCATGGCATCAGCCTGTTCACCCATGAGGCGGTGCATGGCGGGCTGTCATCGCGGCCGTGGCTGAATCGACTGGGCGGCATGCTGTGCGCGTGGCCGGTGTTGCAGAACTTCGCGGCCTACAAGGTGTTGCACCTGCGGCACCATCGGGACCTGGGCGGAGGCTTGGACCCGGACCACTACGCCAACTACACGGGGCGGCGTTGGTTGGAGTTGTTGATGCACGTGGGCCGGTTGCTGCTGGGGTATCCCGCGTACATCACGATGATTCCCATCCTGGGATGGAAGCACGGCACGGCGTCCGAGAAGCGATGGATGGGCTTCGAGGTGGCGATGGTGGTCGTGGGGTGCGTGCTCGCGGGTGTCTTCATCCCGTGGCAGGTGTTGCTGCATGGCTGGGTCATCCCGATGGTCCTCATCAACACGATGGTGAACATCCGAGGGATGAGTCAGCACACGTTCCTCGTGGAGGCGGACCACCCCGTCCGAGGGACGCGGACCATCCTCACCAACCCGGTGACGCGGTTCTTCATGTGCAACGAGAACTACCACCTGGAGCACCACCTGTACCCGCGAGTGCCTTGGTACAACCTGCCGGCGTTGCACGGTGCGCTCCGGGCGGAGTTGGTGTTGCAGGGGGCGCCCTTCATTCCGTCGTACGCCTCGTTCGTCTGGGGTGTCGTCAGTGGAGGGCTGATGCGAGAGGCTCGGCGGAGCCGTCCCGCGGATGTCTGA
- a CDS encoding phosphatase PAP2 family protein, translating to MSERPYLHEALLAALGVTLSAALLWVTGASVVSFRVLGATVLFILAVVVFAKLDGWAHVFRVRLLLAYVATFFFYASVKEAVPALGLETWDAWLFGVDARVFGGTTPAVWLQRWSAPWVSEVFSAAYLSFHGYLHLAMLWAVMGPREKAEGFFGQVFSAYVPGVVGYYLVPAVGPVAAYPELFTVPIEGGWVTWLNARVVANGSSTYDVFPSLHVFITLVLLGHDARANPRRFRWMVPVAVLLFLSTLVLRYHYAVDLLAGVVWFMGFRWLYPRLAVRWESWRRGRVSSVAGPSTSP from the coding sequence ATGTCTGAGCGCCCGTATCTGCACGAGGCCTTGCTGGCGGCGCTGGGGGTGACGCTGTCGGCGGCGCTCTTGTGGGTGACGGGGGCGTCAGTGGTGTCGTTCCGGGTGCTGGGGGCGACGGTGCTGTTCATCCTGGCGGTGGTGGTGTTCGCGAAGCTGGACGGGTGGGCGCATGTCTTCCGGGTGCGGCTGCTCCTGGCGTATGTCGCGACGTTCTTCTTCTATGCGTCGGTGAAGGAGGCGGTTCCCGCGCTGGGGCTCGAGACGTGGGATGCGTGGCTGTTCGGCGTGGACGCGCGAGTCTTCGGTGGGACGACGCCGGCTGTCTGGCTTCAGCGATGGAGCGCGCCGTGGGTGAGCGAGGTGTTCAGCGCGGCGTACCTCTCGTTCCATGGGTATCTGCACCTCGCGATGCTCTGGGCGGTGATGGGGCCTCGTGAGAAGGCGGAGGGGTTCTTCGGCCAGGTCTTCTCGGCGTATGTGCCGGGAGTCGTGGGTTACTACCTGGTTCCAGCGGTGGGGCCGGTGGCGGCGTATCCCGAGCTGTTCACGGTGCCCATCGAGGGAGGGTGGGTGACGTGGCTGAATGCGCGGGTGGTGGCGAACGGCTCATCGACCTACGACGTGTTCCCGAGCCTGCATGTGTTCATCACGCTGGTGCTGCTGGGGCACGATGCGCGCGCGAATCCCCGGCGCTTCCGGTGGATGGTGCCGGTGGCGGTGCTGCTTTTCCTGTCCACCCTCGTGCTGCGCTACCACTACGCGGTGGATCTGCTCGCGGGGGTGGTGTGGTTCATGGGCTTCCGGTGGCTGTACCCGAGGCTGGCGGTGCGGTGGGAGTCCTGGCGCCGGGGGAGGGTTTCGAGCGTGGCGGGGCCGTCGACTTCGCCGTGA
- a CDS encoding GNAT family N-acetyltransferase, which yields MRIEHLKVLMAAELRDADFSFDVDEEAAGPFDGPALGGTVPVERYTKRYEMDEDGVVASNPEESMLAVVRGEGRVVGYIVVSRAWNHCAQIDDVAIDRSHRRTGMARALMDEAVRWAKARGLPMLRLETQSNNVAACRFYEKYGFRLGGFDRYLYAAIPARERPEVALFWYLTVD from the coding sequence ATGCGAATCGAACACCTGAAAGTGCTCATGGCCGCGGAGCTGCGTGACGCGGATTTCTCGTTCGATGTGGATGAGGAAGCGGCGGGGCCGTTCGACGGCCCGGCCTTGGGGGGGACGGTCCCCGTCGAGCGCTACACCAAGCGCTATGAGATGGATGAGGACGGGGTCGTTGCATCGAACCCGGAGGAGTCCATGCTGGCGGTGGTTCGAGGCGAGGGACGGGTTGTTGGGTATATCGTGGTCTCGCGTGCATGGAACCACTGCGCGCAGATAGACGATGTCGCCATCGACCGGTCCCATCGCAGGACGGGCATGGCGCGAGCGCTGATGGATGAGGCGGTTCGCTGGGCGAAGGCTCGCGGACTGCCGATGCTTCGCCTCGAGACCCAATCCAACAATGTCGCGGCGTGTCGGTTCTACGAGAAGTACGGCTTCAGGCTGGGCGGCTTCGACCGCTATCTCTACGCGGCCATTCCTGCTCGGGAGCGACCGGAAGTCGCGCTGTTCTGGTACCTCACAGTGGATTGA
- a CDS encoding AHH domain-containing protein — MLLRWVVPLFVFLASTGCATSRVVRLETGRDSIVVTPREEAGAELEEAELDDDEFEEAIAELAREVSPFRNSLQEARALFGVPARSGVYLYENRPPRLTPQRWDGADGPYLLESYSDDELTRAYGQWCKRKDQPGDCLRLLDEGPLVASDGKYTLAFAIAMDSVWDETAEALEDMADPGAVMATVTAAATMYLMLWVLPEPVSKGVAATLTALAIAYLGVDTVWRLLDGWLTLVREVEKATTFAQLSAAGEAYGEVLGENAARVFVMLATAAVGNTAGLAAKAARLPGSAQAALAMESQAGISFTAVASVRSVAVSAEGFTVALAPNALAMASQGMGGGHRHHIATNKNDVSTARGGPWTPRFRMAFRRAGMELKDPENIVELVGHKGPHPQRYHELVYERLRQALGSCRKVADCRMALTSELRILAKEAQTKGTLLHQLLTRGP, encoded by the coding sequence ATGTTGCTTCGATGGGTGGTGCCACTGTTTGTGTTCTTGGCCAGTACCGGCTGCGCGACGAGTCGAGTCGTGCGGCTGGAGACGGGACGTGACTCCATCGTGGTGACTCCTCGCGAGGAAGCTGGCGCGGAGTTGGAAGAGGCCGAGCTCGACGATGACGAGTTTGAGGAGGCCATTGCGGAGCTGGCCCGGGAGGTGAGTCCGTTCCGAAACTCCTTGCAGGAGGCCCGAGCGCTCTTCGGCGTCCCAGCCCGCAGTGGTGTGTACCTTTATGAGAATCGTCCTCCCCGGCTGACGCCTCAGCGGTGGGACGGTGCGGATGGTCCCTATCTCCTCGAGTCTTACTCGGACGATGAGCTGACGCGGGCTTATGGGCAGTGGTGCAAGAGAAAGGACCAGCCTGGCGACTGCCTGCGTCTGTTGGACGAGGGGCCCTTGGTGGCCAGCGATGGCAAGTACACGCTGGCATTCGCCATCGCGATGGACTCGGTCTGGGATGAGACCGCCGAGGCACTGGAGGACATGGCGGACCCGGGGGCGGTCATGGCCACAGTCACTGCCGCCGCGACGATGTACCTCATGCTGTGGGTCTTGCCGGAGCCCGTCTCGAAGGGAGTCGCGGCGACGCTGACGGCTCTGGCCATCGCCTATTTGGGGGTGGACACGGTCTGGCGGCTACTCGATGGGTGGCTGACCCTGGTGCGCGAGGTGGAGAAGGCAACCACCTTCGCGCAGCTCAGCGCCGCGGGAGAGGCATATGGCGAGGTGCTAGGGGAGAACGCTGCACGGGTCTTCGTGATGCTGGCCACTGCGGCTGTAGGAAATACAGCGGGATTGGCCGCGAAGGCCGCGAGGCTACCTGGATCGGCGCAAGCGGCGCTTGCCATGGAGTCACAGGCAGGCATCTCGTTCACCGCGGTGGCGAGTGTTCGCTCCGTCGCGGTGTCGGCAGAGGGCTTCACCGTCGCGCTCGCCCCCAACGCCCTGGCCATGGCGAGCCAAGGGATGGGGGGCGGACACCGCCACCATATCGCCACGAACAAGAATGACGTCTCGACAGCGAGAGGGGGACCGTGGACCCCCAGATTCAGGATGGCGTTCAGACGGGCGGGAATGGAACTGAAGGACCCCGAGAACATTGTCGAGCTGGTTGGCCACAAGGGGCCGCATCCGCAGCGGTATCACGAACTCGTTTATGAGCGCTTGCGGCAGGCACTGGGGAGTTGCAGGAAGGTGGCCGATTGCCGAATGGCCCTCACGAGCGAGCTGCGCATCCTGGCCAAGGAAGCCCAGACGAAGGGGACCTTGCTCCACCAGCTTTTGACTCGGGGCCCGTGA
- a CDS encoding imm11 family protein codes for MSDHARYYRLREDVRAGNWYLGDPWDGMDQEVEDIWEFAAGRPIRPPDRLVFPLEEPGRALDFSTAGVGGAPVVHVKVANLFAELAPNDVQLFPVEVTGQPDQYVMLIATKLVRCIDDAATEDVLYWKPEDERPDKLGQYRSVYGMRIDRSKVGDAKVFRTWGWEIALIVSEDIKAAMEAAKVTGAKFEEV; via the coding sequence ATGTCGGACCACGCTCGATACTACAGACTCAGAGAAGATGTTCGGGCCGGGAATTGGTACCTGGGGGACCCCTGGGATGGGATGGATCAAGAGGTCGAGGACATCTGGGAGTTCGCTGCGGGGCGACCCATTCGCCCTCCTGATCGTCTGGTGTTCCCTCTTGAAGAGCCGGGAAGAGCCCTGGACTTTTCGACGGCGGGCGTCGGCGGAGCCCCCGTCGTCCACGTCAAGGTGGCAAACCTCTTCGCGGAGCTGGCCCCCAACGACGTGCAACTCTTCCCCGTCGAGGTCACGGGCCAGCCAGACCAGTACGTCATGCTGATTGCGACGAAGCTGGTTCGATGCATCGACGACGCGGCGACAGAAGACGTCCTGTACTGGAAGCCGGAAGACGAGCGACCGGACAAACTGGGCCAGTACCGCAGTGTCTACGGCATGCGGATTGACCGCTCGAAGGTGGGCGATGCCAAGGTGTTCCGCACCTGGGGATGGGAGATTGCCCTCATCGTCTCGGAGGACATCAAGGCCGCCATGGAGGCGGCGAAGGTCACCGGAGCGAAGTTCGAGGAAGTGTAG
- a CDS encoding DUF4267 domain-containing protein, producing MNPNHSQLPWKLTSPTALFTLLLGAFMLFISLRAAMDPVSAARGFGLTDSGSEVIPWLYVKAGRDLGLALAMFALVAIRQRKAAGVFVLACIVMPTVDALTVMHGGASLAFALAVHGSAALYGAVLAAALLRPQKVAA from the coding sequence ATGAATCCGAATCATTCACAGTTGCCCTGGAAGCTCACGTCCCCCACGGCCTTGTTCACCTTGCTGCTGGGCGCCTTCATGTTGTTCATCAGCCTTCGGGCGGCGATGGACCCGGTCAGCGCGGCCAGGGGCTTTGGCCTGACGGACTCCGGGAGCGAGGTCATCCCGTGGCTGTACGTCAAGGCAGGCAGGGACCTTGGGCTGGCCCTGGCGATGTTCGCCTTGGTGGCCATCCGACAGCGCAAGGCCGCGGGCGTCTTCGTCCTCGCGTGTATCGTGATGCCCACCGTGGACGCGCTGACCGTGATGCACGGCGGTGCCTCGCTCGCCTTCGCGCTCGCGGTCCATGGAAGCGCCGCGCTCTACGGAGCCGTGCTGGCCGCCGCGCTGCTGCGCCCCCAGAAGGTCGCCGCTTGA
- a CDS encoding helix-turn-helix domain-containing protein, translating into MREARDARYFQRLLAVKLVAEGKSVGEVARLCALSRPIVYRWLERYLQSREPQALLDCPRAGRPRSAPSLSDARLRSLVQQSPQEAGWATHGWTVPLLCTHLHQQGIDVSPRTLRRRLHEAGLRWKRPRYVYVTRAPHLGQKKGALSAV; encoded by the coding sequence TTGCGCGAGGCTCGCGACGCCCGCTACTTCCAGCGATTGTTGGCTGTGAAGCTCGTGGCCGAGGGGAAGTCGGTGGGAGAGGTCGCGCGCCTGTGCGCCCTGAGCCGGCCCATCGTCTATCGCTGGCTGGAGCGATACCTGCAGTCGCGCGAGCCCCAGGCGCTGCTGGATTGCCCACGCGCAGGGCGTCCCCGCAGCGCCCCGAGCTTGAGCGATGCACGACTGCGCAGTCTGGTCCAACAGAGCCCGCAAGAGGCTGGCTGGGCGACCCACGGCTGGACGGTGCCGCTGCTGTGCACACACCTTCATCAGCAGGGCATCGACGTGTCGCCGCGCACCTTGCGTCGCCGGTTGCATGAGGCGGGCTTGCGCTGGAAGCGGCCCCGGTACGTCTACGTGACGCGTGCACCCCACCTGGGGCAGAAAAAGGGGGCCTTGTCCGCCGTCTGA
- a CDS encoding transposase: MDSTVLRWFPPLRAAWAPVGKQAEVLITGENAKRTLWGAINPRTGHRVVATSQRGQQEDFMAFLRQLRLAYPGRPVLLLLDQASCHTAQRSQALAARLDIHLLWLPKQRPELNAMDHVWRALKLHISANRQYPSVDDHIDAAILWGLSLTPIQALRKAGILAEGFWLWDLLENFWLPT, encoded by the coding sequence CTGGACAGCACGGTGCTGCGCTGGTTTCCACCCCTGCGCGCGGCGTGGGCTCCGGTAGGCAAACAAGCCGAAGTGCTCATCACCGGCGAAAATGCCAAACGCACCTTGTGGGGAGCCATCAATCCACGGACTGGCCACCGCGTCGTAGCCACCAGCCAGCGGGGGCAGCAAGAGGACTTCATGGCCTTCCTGCGCCAACTTCGCCTTGCTTACCCGGGCCGCCCGGTGCTGCTGCTCCTGGACCAGGCCAGTTGCCACACCGCTCAGCGGTCGCAAGCGCTCGCAGCGCGACTGGACATCCACCTGCTCTGGTTGCCCAAACAACGTCCCGAGCTCAACGCCATGGACCATGTTTGGAGAGCGCTGAAGCTGCACATCTCGGCCAATCGCCAGTACCCCAGCGTCGATGACCACATCGACGCCGCCATCCTGTGGGGGCTCTCGCTCACTCCCATACAGGCCCTCCGCAAGGCGGGTATTCTCGCGGAGGGTTTCTGGCTGTGGGATTTGTTAGAGAACTTCTGGCTACCTACTTAG
- a CDS encoding AraC family transcriptional regulator, which produces MDLSPASDLLGQILERTRLRGQVYCRTVARAPWGLRFAPTASASLHLVLAGSCHLTQGKDAVALGPGDVVLLPRGDGHAVADSPRSPKQRVEEWLATRGEGASSYSLGGAGVESRMLCGVYLFDEPGAHPVLRLLPERVHLRGASEDARALLPTVSLLEREYERGERGSSVIVSRLLDILLVQVLRAWADAQPPGGAGWLGALGDRTLASALGWMHAEPGRNWTVSELAQRSGTSRATLARRFASEVGVAPHEYLTRLRMQEAAHALREGQDGLAAIAGRVGYESEFAFNRAFRREMGVPPGEYRRKAREG; this is translated from the coding sequence ATGGACCTCTCACCCGCTTCCGACCTGCTGGGACAGATTCTCGAGCGAACCCGCCTGAGAGGGCAGGTCTACTGCCGCACCGTGGCTCGGGCCCCCTGGGGGCTGCGCTTTGCTCCCACGGCCTCGGCGTCCCTGCACCTGGTCCTCGCTGGCTCCTGTCACCTCACGCAGGGCAAGGACGCCGTCGCGCTGGGGCCGGGTGATGTCGTGCTGCTACCTCGCGGCGACGGTCACGCCGTGGCGGACTCTCCCCGTAGCCCCAAGCAGAGGGTGGAGGAGTGGCTGGCGACACGTGGAGAAGGTGCATCCTCGTACTCACTGGGTGGAGCCGGCGTGGAGTCGCGGATGCTCTGCGGCGTCTACTTGTTCGACGAACCCGGGGCCCATCCCGTGTTGCGGCTGCTTCCCGAACGCGTCCACCTGCGGGGAGCCTCCGAGGACGCGCGTGCCCTGTTGCCCACGGTGTCGTTGCTCGAACGGGAGTACGAACGGGGAGAGCGCGGCTCCTCGGTCATTGTCTCGCGGTTGCTCGACATCCTCCTGGTGCAGGTGCTTCGTGCCTGGGCGGACGCCCAACCCCCCGGCGGCGCGGGCTGGTTGGGGGCACTCGGCGACCGGACGCTCGCGAGCGCCCTGGGCTGGATGCACGCGGAGCCAGGGCGGAATTGGACCGTGAGCGAGCTGGCGCAGCGCTCGGGGACTTCAAGGGCTACACTCGCCCGGCGCTTCGCGAGCGAGGTGGGCGTGGCGCCTCACGAGTACCTCACGCGCCTTCGGATGCAGGAGGCCGCACACGCGCTGCGCGAGGGACAGGACGGGCTCGCGGCCATCGCGGGCCGCGTGGGCTATGAGTCCGAGTTCGCCTTCAATCGGGCTTTCCGTCGGGAGATGGGCGTTCCCCCCGGTGAGTACCGGCGCAAGGCTCGTGAGGGCTGA
- a CDS encoding NAD-dependent epimerase/dehydratase family protein, whose amino-acid sequence MKTLVTGASGFLGRNLLEVLGDDGVALVRTPLETKTPQVMGTPMEPDAWLSDAKGVKVLIHSAGMVHHSRKHAEEMVRFNIDSSLAMVRAAKALDARLVLVSTSGTVGCFEHPTIEADEHSLYAEALVGRWPYYLSKIRAEEQSRKLARQLGVEMTVVRPPVLLGPGDTLGRSTTNVARVLNGRLPFIPAGGIAFTDVRDVARALATLSKKTTWRDTYHLPGTALPLRTFFERVGEVAGIQVKQPDVPTLVVNGLAKLGSHVSIKKLPDPVVLEMSTCHWGFKTLWSHEELDYRPRAHRQTLSDTVAWLRESQARR is encoded by the coding sequence ATGAAGACCCTCGTCACGGGTGCCAGCGGGTTCCTGGGCCGTAATCTCCTGGAGGTGTTGGGGGATGACGGCGTGGCGCTGGTGCGGACGCCGCTGGAGACGAAGACGCCGCAGGTGATGGGCACGCCGATGGAGCCGGACGCGTGGTTGTCGGACGCGAAGGGCGTGAAGGTGTTGATTCACTCGGCGGGGATGGTCCACCACAGCCGGAAGCACGCCGAGGAGATGGTGCGCTTCAACATCGACAGCTCGCTGGCGATGGTGCGAGCGGCGAAGGCGCTCGATGCGCGGCTGGTGCTGGTGTCGACGTCGGGCACGGTGGGTTGTTTCGAGCACCCCACCATCGAGGCGGATGAGCACTCGCTCTACGCGGAGGCCCTGGTGGGCCGCTGGCCCTACTACCTGTCGAAGATTCGGGCCGAGGAGCAGTCGAGGAAGCTGGCGCGGCAGCTCGGCGTGGAGATGACGGTGGTGCGGCCGCCCGTGCTGCTGGGGCCGGGGGATACGCTCGGGCGTTCGACGACGAACGTGGCGCGGGTGCTGAATGGCCGGCTGCCGTTCATTCCCGCCGGTGGCATCGCGTTCACGGACGTGCGGGATGTGGCGCGGGCGCTCGCGACGCTGTCGAAGAAGACGACATGGCGGGACACGTACCACCTGCCCGGGACGGCCCTGCCGCTGCGGACCTTCTTCGAGCGCGTGGGAGAAGTCGCGGGCATCCAGGTGAAGCAGCCCGATGTGCCGACGCTGGTGGTCAACGGTCTGGCGAAGCTGGGCTCGCACGTGTCCATCAAGAAGCTACCGGACCCCGTGGTGCTCGAGATGTCGACGTGCCACTGGGGCTTCAAGACGCTGTGGAGCCACGAGGAGCTCGATTACCGCCCCCGTGCGCACCGGCAGACCCTGAGCGACACGGTGGCGTGGTTGCGCGAGTCGCAGGCGCGCCGCTGA
- a CDS encoding SDR family oxidoreductase yields the protein MSRNVFLTGVTGFVGKVVLETLLTKGVEHVTVLVRESKDRQGRVQSAEERFAKVAQAACFSHLPPSWTTRVSVVSGDLERPDCGLSAPDADKVRRETTHVVHCAASVEFDLPLAQATSANIKSALSVLELARTCPKLVGMVDVSTAYVTVWRPGPIEEKLAHLPKPAEELYAAFQVAQGDGREWMDLTGHPNTYTLTKSVAEHLICERRGNVPVVIVRPSIVSASHRTPFPAWLDSPAALAGCLLYSGLGVVRAFNADPSVRLDVVPVDVVATEVVRSVFGPMPRPGEAVPIVHAAMGIQRALRIDMAAASTIEWFKHRPGVVKTPDMFVGRKDHGFDSVDFMRRELPVQLQKAVLALFGQSKAHRRLTRADEKVQYLNAGFSYFTHHTFDFVRSTPLEVPGFEPREYVRVVNQGLYRHLLSRDESQVSFAGPKHDDARTDRTWIQERPTSNATLKMFGYALRKTFRHCTSDVTFDRPSFERAVAQVPPDALVVLAPTHRSYFDFLLASYLCFQHPELGIAMPHIAAAEEFGRIPVVGPILKESQAFFIKRGVGKEVPELGEELRRLTEKNASLMFFVEGQRSRARLMLPPKRGLLRALQNTGRRFAVLPVAISYDRLPEEAALTKELSGLPRPKMTLTGVLSWVTKLARGHVQLGRVHVACGAPQMLESSTDVRTLSCALMSELQRHTTVSSFHLRAFLAEHPIPGVDEAWLKDAIERRGGRVVASDLPVPSPLSAELSYSLRNQWQHWFAGDVLARQPGNVALEDHLSRYRWCATPLAESGDTRVDAVVEALYAPVVRDYREVTKVRAPGELKVVEVAHRPHLDGVVQALVSRDIVKPTDDGFEWGSNATQLSGFHEACAWRGEVER from the coding sequence ATGTCGCGCAACGTGTTTCTCACCGGCGTCACCGGCTTCGTCGGCAAGGTGGTGCTGGAGACGCTGCTGACCAAGGGCGTCGAGCACGTCACCGTGCTGGTGCGCGAGTCGAAAGACCGCCAGGGCCGCGTGCAGTCAGCCGAGGAGCGCTTCGCGAAGGTGGCGCAGGCCGCGTGTTTCTCGCATCTCCCCCCGAGTTGGACGACGCGCGTCTCGGTGGTGAGCGGCGACCTGGAGAGGCCGGACTGTGGCCTGTCGGCCCCCGACGCCGACAAGGTTCGCCGGGAGACCACACACGTCGTGCACTGCGCGGCCAGCGTGGAGTTCGACCTGCCGCTCGCGCAGGCGACGTCCGCCAACATCAAGAGCGCGCTGTCGGTGCTGGAGCTGGCGCGCACGTGTCCGAAGCTCGTGGGCATGGTCGACGTGTCCACGGCCTATGTCACCGTGTGGCGGCCCGGCCCCATCGAGGAGAAACTGGCGCACCTGCCCAAGCCCGCGGAGGAGCTCTACGCGGCGTTCCAGGTGGCGCAGGGTGATGGCCGGGAGTGGATGGACCTCACGGGCCACCCCAACACGTACACGCTCACCAAGAGCGTCGCCGAGCACCTCATCTGCGAGCGTCGCGGCAACGTGCCCGTCGTCATCGTCCGGCCGAGCATCGTGTCGGCGTCGCACCGCACGCCCTTCCCGGCGTGGCTGGACAGTCCGGCGGCGCTCGCGGGGTGCTTGCTGTACAGCGGCCTGGGAGTCGTGCGGGCCTTCAACGCCGACCCGTCGGTGCGCCTGGACGTGGTGCCGGTGGACGTGGTGGCCACGGAGGTCGTGCGCTCGGTGTTCGGCCCGATGCCCCGGCCTGGAGAGGCCGTGCCCATCGTCCACGCGGCGATGGGGATTCAACGCGCGCTGCGCATCGACATGGCGGCGGCGTCGACCATCGAGTGGTTCAAGCACCGCCCGGGTGTGGTGAAGACGCCGGACATGTTCGTCGGCCGCAAGGACCACGGCTTCGACAGCGTGGACTTCATGCGGCGGGAGCTGCCGGTGCAGTTGCAGAAGGCCGTGCTCGCGCTGTTCGGCCAGAGCAAGGCGCACCGCCGCCTCACCCGCGCCGACGAGAAGGTGCAGTACCTGAACGCGGGCTTCTCGTACTTCACGCACCATACGTTCGACTTCGTGCGGAGCACCCCACTCGAGGTGCCCGGCTTCGAGCCGCGCGAGTACGTGCGCGTGGTGAACCAGGGGCTGTACCGGCACCTGCTGTCGCGCGATGAGTCGCAGGTGTCCTTCGCGGGCCCCAAGCACGACGACGCGCGGACGGACCGGACGTGGATTCAGGAGCGCCCCACGAGCAACGCGACGCTCAAGATGTTTGGCTATGCGCTGCGCAAGACGTTCCGCCACTGTACGAGTGACGTGACGTTCGACCGGCCATCGTTCGAGCGCGCGGTGGCGCAGGTTCCGCCAGATGCGTTGGTGGTGCTGGCGCCCACGCACCGCAGCTACTTCGACTTCCTGCTGGCCAGCTATCTGTGCTTCCAGCACCCGGAGCTGGGCATCGCGATGCCGCACATCGCCGCCGCGGAGGAGTTCGGCCGCATCCCGGTGGTGGGGCCGATCCTCAAGGAGTCGCAGGCGTTCTTCATCAAGCGCGGCGTGGGCAAGGAAGTGCCGGAGCTGGGCGAGGAGTTGCGCCGGCTGACGGAGAAGAACGCGTCGCTGATGTTCTTCGTGGAGGGACAGCGCAGCCGCGCGCGGCTGATGTTGCCGCCGAAGCGTGGGCTCTTGCGGGCGTTGCAGAACACGGGGCGCCGGTTCGCGGTGCTGCCCGTCGCCATCTCGTATGACCGGCTCCCCGAGGAGGCGGCGCTCACGAAGGAGCTGTCGGGGCTGCCTCGTCCGAAGATGACCCTCACGGGCGTGCTGTCGTGGGTGACGAAGCTGGCGCGCGGGCATGTGCAACTGGGCCGCGTCCACGTGGCCTGTGGCGCGCCGCAGATGCTCGAGTCGAGCACGGACGTGCGCACGTTGAGCTGCGCGCTGATGTCCGAGTTGCAGCGGCACACCACGGTGAGCAGCTTCCACCTGCGTGCGTTCCTCGCGGAGCATCCGATTCCCGGGGTCGACGAGGCGTGGCTGAAGGACGCCATCGAGCGGCGGGGTGGGCGTGTCGTGGCCAGCGACCTGCCGGTGCCGTCTCCGTTGTCAGCCGAGCTTTCGTATTCGCTGCGCAACCAGTGGCAGCACTGGTTCGCGGGGGACGTGCTGGCGCGGCAGCCGGGCAACGTGGCGCTGGAGGACCATCTGTCGCGCTACCGCTGGTGCGCGACGCCGCTGGCCGAGTCCGGCGATACGCGGGTGGACGCGGTGGTGGAGGCGCTCTACGCGCCGGTGGTGCGGGACTACCGCGAGGTGACGAAGGTGCGTGCGCCGGGTGAGCTGAAGGTCGTGGAGGTGGCGCACCGGCCGCATCTGGACGGAGTGGTGCAGGCGTTGGTGTCGCGGGACATCGTGAAGCCCACGGATGATGGCTTCGAGTGGGGCTCGAACGCGACGCAGCTCTCGGGGTTCCATGAGGCATGCGCCTGGCGCGGCGAGGTCGAGCGATGA